AAAGGAATACTTATGAAATTTACAGATTATACCTATACACGTCCTGATTACGCTCTTATAAAAGAGCAAATGACCGATTTAATAGAGCAATTGCACCAAACTACTTCTGCAAACGAAGCACTTGATATCGTAGAAAACATCACGAAAATCAATGCATCCATTGACACGCAGATGAACTTGTGGCACATTCGCCATACGATTGATATGACGGATGAATTTTACAATGAGGAAACCAAGTTTTGGAATGAACACCTCCCCCTCTTTGAAGAATTAACAACTGCCTACTACCAAGCCGTTTTAGCTTGCCCATACCGTGCAGCATTAAGTGAGTTCTTACCAGAAACCTTCTTCATGTTGGCTGAAAACAAGCAAAAGATTTTCTCCTCTGAAGCTATTCCTCTTTTCCAAAAGGAAAATGAACTCGTAGACCAGTACAGGGACTTGATTGCGGGAGCAAAAATTGACTTCCAAGGTCAAACCTACAACCTTGCCCAAATGGCACCCTTTGCCCAATCAACTGACCGTGCAGTCCGCAAGGCTGCTTCTGACGCTTCAACAGCTTATTTTGCAAGTAAAGAAGAAGAGTTCGACCGTGTCTATGATGAATTGGTCAAGGTTCGGACTGATATTGCCCATACTCTTGGCTTTAAAGACTACGTCGAATATGGTTATGCAGCCATGAATCGCTTTGACTACAACCGCGATATGGTTAAGGTCTACCGTGAAGAAATTCTCAAACATGTCGTGCCAATCGTACAAAAACTACGCGAGCGCCAAGCAAAACGCATTCAAGTGCCTAGCCTCAAACACTATGATTTAGCCTTGGAATTCTTAGACGGTAATCCAACACCTCAAGGAGATCCTGATTTTATCGTCGGAGAAGCACAAAAAATGTACCACGAATTGTCAGCAGAAACAGGGGAATTCTTTGACTTTATGGTGGAACATGGTCTGCTTGACTTGGTTGCAAAAACTGGTAAAGATAGCGGCGGTTATTGTACCTATATTCCAGATTACAAGAGTCCGTTTATCTTTTCGAACTTCAATGGAACAAGTGGCGACATTGATGTCTTGACCCATGAAGCTGGGCATGCCTTCCAAGTCTATCGTTCACGTTGGATTGCCAGCCCTGAAGTTATCTGGCCAACTTATGAAACCTGTGAAATCCACTCCATGTCTATGGAATTTATGACCTGGTCTTGGATGGATCGCTTCTTTAAAGAACAGGTGAACAAATATAAATTTGGTCACCTAGCAGGCGCCCTTCTCTTCTTGCCCTATGGGGTTCTGGTCGATCATTTCCAACATGAAATTTATGAAAATCCAACCATGACACCTGCAGAACGCAAGGCAACTTGGAAACGTTTGGAAGAACTCTATCTGCCTGACCGTGATTTCTCTGAATCAGAAGCACTTAACCGTGGTATCTTCTGGTACCGTCAAGGACATATCTTTGCAAGTCCGTTCTACTACATTGACTATACTTTAGCCCAAGTCTGCGCCCTCCAATTCTGGAAACGCACGCAAGTAGACAAGGACGAAACTGCTTGGGAAGATTACCTTCGTATCTGTGACCTCGGTGGAACAAAATCCTTCCTTCAAGTCGTTGCTGCTGCAAATCTTGAATCACCCTTTAAATCAGGGGCTCTTCTTGCAACCACCAAGGCGGCTAGCGATTGGTTGGACAGCGTAGATGATGCAACTTTCTAGGAGACGCTATGCACATCCATACTTTTCATCTGCTAAAACATCACCCTATTTGACTTACGTAACCTACTTCATGTTGCACCAAAAATAAATAGGTTTACATCAAATGCCTATTTTTGAAATTACATGGGTACAACATTTAATATATGAGAGATAAAAAAGCGAACAAGACAGAATTCTGAAGGTCAGAAAACTAGTTTTGTTCGCTTTTCTATTAGGATTGGGCTTTCACCCCAACATATTTATCTATTTAAACAATCATAATCACAAGAGTATCAGCTGCCATGCACACGTTTGAGATAATCTTGGTAATTTTCCGTATGCATGAGTTTCTTGGCATTGTCTACCCGATCCTTGGTCGGCGGTTTGACACCTGCCAAGGGGTAAGGAATTCCCAATTCCCGCCATTTAAACTCACCCATGGTGTGATAAGGCAGAATTTCAAAACGATCAACATTTTTCAGTGTTTGAACAAATTCGCCCAATTCTTTCAAATCTTCATCACGGTCTGTCAAGCCAGGCACCAAGACATGACGAATCCAAACTGGTTTGCCCATATCAGAAAGATACTTGGCACAGTCCAAAATATTTTTATTGGTTTGACTCGTCACAATTTTATGCTGCTCTTCGTTGATTTCTTTGATATCTAAGAGAACCAAGTCCGTCACTGCCATTAAACGGTCAAACTTCACCAGATATTCTGGCTTATTGCGAAAAGGAAGGGCACAGGTATCCAGCGTACAATGAATGCCCAGCTCATGTGCCTTTGTGAAAAGAGCAATCAAAAAATCAATCTGTAGGAGAGCTTCCCCACCAGAGACAGTAATACCTCCGTGCTTGCCCCAAAAACCACGGTAACGAAGAGCTTCTTTCAAGACATCATCCACCGTCCGTTCACGCGCCTTATTGCTCTCCATTGCCCATGTATCTGGGTTATGGCAGTACTGGCAACGCATTTTACAGCCTTGTAAAAAGACAATAAAGCGAATCCCAGGACCATCTACCGAACCAAAACTCTCCGTAGAATGCACCAAACCTGTTACTTGTCCATAATCAATCGTTTCTTGTTCCATTGCCATACCCTCTTGAAAACGTTTTATATCCTTATTATAACATTTATCAGTGGAAAATCTCCTATTTTGTCTATTTTTTAGAAAACAATCTGTTTTTCAAGAACTATTTTCATGTACTATAACAGAAAAAGGAGATAAAAGGCTCTTTCATCTCCTTAGACTTTCTCATAAACTTTTCAATCAACCAGCTTTTATCGAAGGATAATCGCTAGCGTTTCATAGGCTCGCAAGCAAATGCTTTCGTCAATCTTGCTGTCAGCATAGTTACCAATCAGCACTTGGGCTTCTCGGTATTCTTCTGGCAAAGTCAGGCTGACTGCATCAGCATAAAAGTTATTCAAGACTAAAAGTTTTTGTCCTTGGTACTGGCGTTCAAAAGCATAAATCTGCTGACTATCCACAAAGGCTGGCACATAGTTCCCTTCTGCAATAATCTTTTCTTTTTTTCGAAGGGCAATTAGCTCCTTATAAAAATTGAAAATTAAACCTTTTTGTTCAGCTTCTACATTGATAGTTTGGTAAGATTTGCCTACCTTCAACCAAGGGGTTCCTGTGGAAAAGCCCGCGTTCAAACTTGCATCCCATTGCATTGGAATTCGTGTATTGTCGCGCGATTTTGCCTTGATGATAGCTAGTGCTTCCTCTTCTGACTTTCCTTCTGCAAGCAAGATTCGATAGGCATTCAAACTTTCCACATCTACATAATCGGCCATCGAATCATAGTCTGGATCGAGCATGCCAATCTCTTCACCCATGTATATATAAGGTGTGCCGCGGGATAAATGAATGCTCGCTGCTAACATGGTGGCCCCTTCTGATCGGAACTGTTTGACATCCACAAAACGATTAAGGGCACGCGGTTGGTCATGATTATTCCAAAACAGAGCACTCCAACCGTTCTGCTCACTCATTTCCTGCCCCCAAGTATGGAACAAGGTTTTTAATTCTTCAAAGTCAAAAGCCTTCAAAGTCCATTTTTGACCCTCTTCATAATCCACTTTTAGATGATGAAAATTAAAAGCCATCGACAATTCATTGCGATCTGGAGCTGAATACAGGACACAATTTTCAATAGTGGTTGAGCTCATCTCTCCAACAGTCATAAAGCTTTCATCCGCTCCAAAGGTTGCCTTGTTCATCATCTGCAGATAATCATGAGTGATAGGCCGATCGGTATAAGCGGGTTTTCCATCATTGATAGGGCAATTCTCTAAAACTTCGTCTTTACCAATCAAGTTAATCACATCAAAACGAAATCCTTTGACTCCCTTGTCTTTCCAGAAATTGACCACCTGAAACAGTTCCTTACGGACTTGGGGATTGCGCCAATTCAAATCTGCCTGACTTTCGTCAAAAAGATGAAGATAATATTTGCCAGTATCTCCAAAAGGAGCCCAAGCACTCCCTCCAAACTTAGAAACCCAGTCCGTTGGCTCCTCGCGTAGGATAAAAAAGTCTTGGTAATACTCATCGCCAGCAAGGGCTTTTTGGAACCATTCATGCTCTATCGAACAGTGATTTAACACCATATCTAGCATAAATTCAATGCCCTGCTCTTTTCCAGCTTCAATCATTTCCTCAAAATCTGCCATATCCCCAAACAAGGGATTGATAGCCTTATAATCAGAAATATCATAGCCATTATCACGCTGTGGGCTTGGATAAAATGGATTCAGCCAGACCATATCGACACCAAGCTCTTTCAAGTAAGGGATTTTCTCAATAATCCCTCGAAAATCTCCAATCCCATTTCCAGTCGTATCCTTAAACGATTTTGGATAAATTTGATAGACAACTTTGCTCTTATCTACTACCATAAGCTTCTTTTCTTATTATTCCTCTCTAAACAGAAGGAAGGGGTGAGACAAACCTCCACTCCCCTTCTCCAACTTTTTACAAACGACTAGCTATCATCAGCTTTTCTCCACGTTGAATTGTGCGTGGCAATTCTCCCAAGGCATCTGCTTGGTACTGATCTTGGTTGGTGATAATCACTGGTGTTTCAGTAACATAACCACTATTTCGAATAACATCCATATCAAATCGAATCAATACTTGACCAGCCTTGACAGTATCTCCTTGGCTGACATGGGCTGTGAAGCCTCGTCCTTCTAAATTAACCGTATCCATTCCGATGTGCATGAGCATCTCCACGCCATCTGTTGACACAATGCCTACGGCATGTTTGGTTGGAAAGAGAACCGATACAACACCATCCACTGGTGCTACCAACTCGCCCTCATTCGGTACAATCACAACTCCTTGCCCCATCACACCTTGGGCAAAGACAGGATCCGTTGCTTGGCTAAGAGGCATAACCTCCCCTGCCAATGGGCTCATTACTTCTACTAATTCGACTTTTGTAGCCGCTTCTTTGGCTTCTTGAAGTGCTTCAACTTGCGGAGCTTTGACTGTTTCATCTTCTGCCTTGGTAAAGAAACCTGCTTTTCTAAAGAAGATTGTCAAAACAAACGGCACTCCAATAGCAACCAGCATAATCGCTGCAAATGGCAACATATATTTGGCTTGGATAGATAAGATACCAGGAATTCCTCCAATACCAATGGCATTAGCTGTTACATTAAAACTAACGCAAAGGAAACCTGCAATCCCTGAACCAATCATACCTGCTACAAATGGATAAACATACTTAACATTCACCCCAAAGAGAGCTGGTTCTGTCACCCCAAGATAGGCTGAAATCGTTGCCGGAAGTGAAATTTGGGCTTCGCGTTCATTTTTACGATTCATCCAGTAGTAGGCCAATACAGCTGAACCTTGAGCGATATTTGAAAGGGCAATCATTGGCCACAAACCAGTACCGCCAGTATCTGCAATCAACTGCGTATCCACTGCATTGGTCATGTGGTGAAGACCTGTGATGACAAACGGTGCATAAAGGGCACCAAAAACCGCACCAAAGAGCCATTTCACAGGGCCTGTCAGACCAGCAAGCACCACCGCTGAAATCCATTGACCAAGAGTCCAACCGATTGGTCCTAAGACTGTATGAGCCAAGATTAGGGCTGGAATGAGGGACAAGAAGGGTACAAAAATCATCGAAACGACTTCTGGAATCCGCTTGCGCCAGAAAATTTCAAGATAGGACAGTGAAAGCCCAGCAAGGAGGGCTGGAATGACTTGCGCTTGGTAACCGATACGATTGATCGTAAAGAAACCAAAATTCCAAGTCCAATTTTCAGCGATTTCTGCCGCAGATGTCCCAGGCACTGCGTAGGCATTGAGGAGCTGTGGAGAGACCAAGCAAATCCCCAATACAATCCCAAGAATTTGACTGGTTCCCATCTTACGGGTCACAGACCAGGTAATGCCTACTGGCAAGAAATGGAAGATTGCTTCCCCTGGAAGCCATAGGAAATGGTTGACCCCATTCCAAAATGGTGAAACCATGGTAATAGTGTTCCATACAGGATTGCCATCTACATCAAAAACTTTGGCACCATCTGCAATTTGTTGTCCTAACCATGGCATACCCACAGATTCTAAGACATTACGGAAACCAAGAATCAATCCCCCAACGATAATAGCTGGAATGATAGGCGTGAAGATTTCCGCTAGCATCGTCATCACCCGTTGAACAGGATTTTGATTGCTCTTAGCTGCAGCTTTGGCTGCTTCTTTTGACACTCCTTCGATGCCTGATACGGCTGTGAAGTCATTGTAGAAAATCGGTACATCATTGCCGATAATCACTTGAAACTGCCCTGCATTGGTAAAGGTTCCCTTCACTGCAGGAATAGCTTCAATTGCCCGAACATCTGCTTTC
The window above is part of the Streptococcus himalayensis genome. Proteins encoded here:
- a CDS encoding M3 family oligoendopeptidase, which translates into the protein MKFTDYTYTRPDYALIKEQMTDLIEQLHQTTSANEALDIVENITKINASIDTQMNLWHIRHTIDMTDEFYNEETKFWNEHLPLFEELTTAYYQAVLACPYRAALSEFLPETFFMLAENKQKIFSSEAIPLFQKENELVDQYRDLIAGAKIDFQGQTYNLAQMAPFAQSTDRAVRKAASDASTAYFASKEEEFDRVYDELVKVRTDIAHTLGFKDYVEYGYAAMNRFDYNRDMVKVYREEILKHVVPIVQKLRERQAKRIQVPSLKHYDLALEFLDGNPTPQGDPDFIVGEAQKMYHELSAETGEFFDFMVEHGLLDLVAKTGKDSGGYCTYIPDYKSPFIFSNFNGTSGDIDVLTHEAGHAFQVYRSRWIASPEVIWPTYETCEIHSMSMEFMTWSWMDRFFKEQVNKYKFGHLAGALLFLPYGVLVDHFQHEIYENPTMTPAERKATWKRLEELYLPDRDFSESEALNRGIFWYRQGHIFASPFYYIDYTLAQVCALQFWKRTQVDKDETAWEDYLRICDLGGTKSFLQVVAAANLESPFKSGALLATTKAASDWLDSVDDATF
- the pflA gene encoding pyruvate formate-lyase-activating protein, which produces MEQETIDYGQVTGLVHSTESFGSVDGPGIRFIVFLQGCKMRCQYCHNPDTWAMESNKARERTVDDVLKEALRYRGFWGKHGGITVSGGEALLQIDFLIALFTKAHELGIHCTLDTCALPFRNKPEYLVKFDRLMAVTDLVLLDIKEINEEQHKIVTSQTNKNILDCAKYLSDMGKPVWIRHVLVPGLTDRDEDLKELGEFVQTLKNVDRFEILPYHTMGEFKWRELGIPYPLAGVKPPTKDRVDNAKKLMHTENYQDYLKRVHGS
- the treC gene encoding alpha,alpha-phosphotrehalase produces the protein MVVDKSKVVYQIYPKSFKDTTGNGIGDFRGIIEKIPYLKELGVDMVWLNPFYPSPQRDNGYDISDYKAINPLFGDMADFEEMIEAGKEQGIEFMLDMVLNHCSIEHEWFQKALAGDEYYQDFFILREEPTDWVSKFGGSAWAPFGDTGKYYLHLFDESQADLNWRNPQVRKELFQVVNFWKDKGVKGFRFDVINLIGKDEVLENCPINDGKPAYTDRPITHDYLQMMNKATFGADESFMTVGEMSSTTIENCVLYSAPDRNELSMAFNFHHLKVDYEEGQKWTLKAFDFEELKTLFHTWGQEMSEQNGWSALFWNNHDQPRALNRFVDVKQFRSEGATMLAASIHLSRGTPYIYMGEEIGMLDPDYDSMADYVDVESLNAYRILLAEGKSEEEALAIIKAKSRDNTRIPMQWDASLNAGFSTGTPWLKVGKSYQTINVEAEQKGLIFNFYKELIALRKKEKIIAEGNYVPAFVDSQQIYAFERQYQGQKLLVLNNFYADAVSLTLPEEYREAQVLIGNYADSKIDESICLRAYETLAIILR
- the treP gene encoding PTS system trehalose-specific EIIBC component, producing MGKFEKDAKVLLEAVGGKENVSAVTHCATRMRFVLADEKKADVRAIEAIPAVKGTFTNAGQFQVIIGNDVPIFYNDFTAVSGIEGVSKEAAKAAAKSNQNPVQRVMTMLAEIFTPIIPAIIVGGLILGFRNVLESVGMPWLGQQIADGAKVFDVDGNPVWNTITMVSPFWNGVNHFLWLPGEAIFHFLPVGITWSVTRKMGTSQILGIVLGICLVSPQLLNAYAVPGTSAAEIAENWTWNFGFFTINRIGYQAQVIPALLAGLSLSYLEIFWRKRIPEVVSMIFVPFLSLIPALILAHTVLGPIGWTLGQWISAVVLAGLTGPVKWLFGAVFGALYAPFVITGLHHMTNAVDTQLIADTGGTGLWPMIALSNIAQGSAVLAYYWMNRKNEREAQISLPATISAYLGVTEPALFGVNVKYVYPFVAGMIGSGIAGFLCVSFNVTANAIGIGGIPGILSIQAKYMLPFAAIMLVAIGVPFVLTIFFRKAGFFTKAEDETVKAPQVEALQEAKEAATKVELVEVMSPLAGEVMPLSQATDPVFAQGVMGQGVVIVPNEGELVAPVDGVVSVLFPTKHAVGIVSTDGVEMLMHIGMDTVNLEGRGFTAHVSQGDTVKAGQVLIRFDMDVIRNSGYVTETPVIITNQDQYQADALGELPRTIQRGEKLMIASRL